The genomic window TCGCACCGTATCAAACTTTGAAGAATGATTATTCTTGATACAAACGTTTTATCAGAATTAATGAAGTCTAAAAAGTCTGAAATAGTTTGTAGTTGGGCTGCTCAACAACCCTTAATGACTCTATTTACCACAACAATCACTCAAGCAGAAATTCTCTATGGTATCGCCTTACTCCCTGCGGGAAAACGACGAGAAGAACTCAGTCAAGCAGCACAACTGATGTTCTCAGAAGATTTCGCTGGGCGTGTTCTTCCTTTTGATCAAGCTGCTGCTATAGCTTTTGCTAATATTGCGTCTCAAAGAAGACACAGTGGTACTCCTATTTCCCAAGCTGATGCTCAGATTGCAGCTATTTGTTACACCCATACAGCAACTATAGCAACACGCAATTTCTCTGACTTTGAAGGGTGTGGTATTTCTATTATTAATCCTTGGGAACTCCCCAGCAGATAGAAGCTATAAGCTATCATCTGAGTCGAGGATAGACCGGTAGTGGCTTGTCGATCGCTCTTACACGTCAACCTGGAAACACCTGAGATAAATCCACAACTAAATCAGGAAAACAGGGCAGATTAATAGATTCATTTGGCAGATAAATCAACTTGCGACGATAACCAAATTTAAATTGCAAAGTTTGATAAGGTTCACTATAGCACTCCAGATAATTATCTACTAAATTAAATATCCAATAATCAGAGATATTTGCTTCTGCATAAATAGGTAGCTTTTCCTCTTGGTCATATTTTAAGGATGAATCAGCAATCTCAATCAAGAGTAAAATATCAGATGGGCTGGGATGATTCGCTAGATAGTCATCATCTATATTTTTTGCAATTACTCTATCTGGTTCAGGCTCACTGTTGTTAGACAAAGTAATTGGTTGTTGTCCTCGCAGGGTTGCGCGATCGCCTACTAGTTTATATAACTCTCGCTCTAGGCGTGTTTCACAAACAGAATGCGGTGTACCTTTTGCTGCCATCTGGATTATTTCACCCTTAATTAACTCAACTCGCTCATCCTCCTCAAAGAAGCCGAGTTCAGCTAGACGGTGATATTCAGCTATAGTAAAGCGTTTAGCAGTGGTAAGGCTCATAACAACTACGAGAATGCAGAGTTATTTTTATCTTAATTGACAAGGGTGCTACACAGACTGATACCAACAATAAATAGGGGTAAAATTTTACCCCTAC from Nostoc sp. UHCC 0926 includes these protein-coding regions:
- a CDS encoding type II toxin-antitoxin system VapC family toxin, which translates into the protein MIILDTNVLSELMKSKKSEIVCSWAAQQPLMTLFTTTITQAEILYGIALLPAGKRREELSQAAQLMFSEDFAGRVLPFDQAAAIAFANIASQRRHSGTPISQADAQIAAICYTHTATIATRNFSDFEGCGISIINPWELPSR
- a CDS encoding Uma2 family endonuclease; this translates as MSLTTAKRFTIAEYHRLAELGFFEEDERVELIKGEIIQMAAKGTPHSVCETRLERELYKLVGDRATLRGQQPITLSNNSEPEPDRVIAKNIDDDYLANHPSPSDILLLIEIADSSLKYDQEEKLPIYAEANISDYWIFNLVDNYLECYSEPYQTLQFKFGYRRKLIYLPNESINLPCFPDLVVDLSQVFPG